The proteins below come from a single Osmerus mordax isolate fOsmMor3 chromosome 3, fOsmMor3.pri, whole genome shotgun sequence genomic window:
- the LOC136939664 gene encoding N-acetylmuramoyl-L-alanine amidase-like: protein MSHFISQLEQLEEAEPALTPLGMLRALRTATNHSDELTHHFLGSGSSVAVMAAGLLASLGRATQHSVTEAGQEEGVVLTQDGTTVALAPVLLGLEAGLQAHTPGRVRGLYQLTLARSLALSFQQLHSSTPAPALGPDGCWDSVSSPRVFTLSGPPFGPTEAQVNGGMDGLVLGLEVSEPAQRPARVSALLRSYYRPLLEGGLDSAPRLVSPRRRDNLREMVRPPLLQRQVVRSVALQRRLLGRAKMERGEKEELAAGVREGMKEFVHRYMECPAIIPRCQWGASPYRGSPTLLSLPLSFLYVHHTHTPSQPCLTFQVCARDMRAMQRFHQDDRGWDDIGYSFVAGSDGYLYEGRGWLWQGAHTLGNNARGYGVAFIGDYSSSLPGRSALDLVRDRLGACATGAGRLLPDYTLHGHRQLVSTSCPGDALYSEITGWEHFKEVQKFCLDGETPSSRLHKE, encoded by the exons ATGTcacacttcatcagccagctggagcagctggaggaggcggAGCCAGCCCTGACTCCACTGGGCATGCTCAGAGCCCTGCGCACCGCAACCAATCACAGCGATGAACTCACCCACCACTTCCTGGGAAGCGGCTCGAGTGTAGCTGTCATGGCGGCCGGTCTGCTGGCCTCTCTAGGCCGGGCCACGCAGCATTCGGTGACCGAGGCGggccaggaggagggtgtgGTCCTGACCCAGGACGGCACCACGGTGGCTCTCGCCCCGGTCCTGCTGGGCCTGGAGGCGGGGCTGCAGGCCCACACACCTGGTCGGGTCCGGGGGCTGTACCAGCTCACCCTAGCCCGCAGCCTGGCTCTCTCCTTCCAGCAGCTCCACAGCTCCACCCCC GCCCCCGCCCTTGGCCCCGATGGCTGCTGGGACAGCGTGAGCTCCCCCCGGGTGTTCACCCTGTCGGGGCCTCCCTTCGGGCCCACGGAGGCACAGGTGAACGGGGGCATGGACGGGCTGgttctggggctggaggtgtCGGAGCCTGCCCAGCGCCCTGCCCGGGTCAGCGCCCTGCTGAGGAGCTACTACCGCCCGCTGCTGGAGGGGGGTCTGGACTCTGCCCCACGCCTGGTCAGCCCACGCCGCAGAGACAACCTCCGAGAGATGGTCAGACCCCCCCTGCTCCAGAGGCAGGTGGTACGGTCCGTGGCACTACAGCGCAGGTTGCTGGGTCGAGccaagatggagaggggggagaaagaggagctggcggctggggtgagggaggggatgaaggaGTTCGTCCACAGGTACATGG aatgTCCAGCCATCATCCCGAGGTGTCAGTGGGGTGCGTCTCCGTACAGGGGGTCCCCCACGCTGCTGTCCCTGCCCCTGTCCTTCCTGTacgtccaccacacacacacgcccagccagccctgcctcaccTTCCAGGTCTGTGCCCGTGACATGAGGGCCATGCAGCGCTTCCACCAGGACGACCGCGGCTGGGACGACATTGGATACAG CTTTGTGGCGGGCTCCGATGGCTACCTGTACGAGGGGCGTGGCTGGCTGTGGCAGGGGGCCCACACCCTGGGTAACAACGCCCGCGGCTACGGGGTGGCCTTCATCGGGGACTACAGCTCCAGCCTGCCAGGGCGCAGTGCCCTGGACCTGGTCCGGGACCGGCTAGGGGCCTGTGCCACAGGGGCCGGTCGGCTGCTCCCCGACTACACCCTGCATGGACACAGGCAGCTGGTCTCCACCAGTTGCCCGGGCGACGCTCTCTATTCCGAGATCACTGGCTGGGAGCACTTCAAG GAAGTGCAGAAATTCTGTCTGGACGGTGAAACTCCAAGCTCCCGTCTACACAAAGAATAA